The genomic stretch TGGGAGTTTTCAACCATGCTGGTCAGACTGCACCAGGGGGCAGCGAATTCGAAGCCGTTTTCGCCTCTTGTTTCTATGCATGTCGTTCTCCCGAAAACCGGGGCCACTTTTGGGCGACATGCATTGCCTCTTATGCCAGCGCGCACAAACAGTTGCCTTTTATTTGCCCGCGGCTTTGTGTAAACCGGGCCTCAGCAAATCCCCCGAAACGAAAACACGGGCCAAAGTCATGGAAAAATTCACCAAGCTCACCGGCGTCGCCGCTCCGATGCCGATCGTCAATGTCGACACCGACATGATCATCCCGAAGGATTATCTCAAGACGATCAAGCGCACCGGGCTCGGCACCGGCCTGTTCGCCGAAATGCGCTACAAGGACGACGGTTCGGAAAACCCGGATTTCGTGCTCAACAAGCCGGCTTACCGCAAGGCGCAGATCCTGGTCGCCGGCGACAATTTCGGCTGCGGCTCATCGCGCGAGCACGCACCGTGGGCGCTGCTCGATTTCGGCATACGCTGCATCATCTCTACCTCGTTCGCCGACATCTTCTACAACAACTGCTTCAAGAACGGCGTGCTGCCGATCACCGTCAGCCCCGAGGATCTGGAGAAGCTGATGGATGACGCCTCGCGCGGCTCCAACGCCACTTTGTCGATCGACCTCGAAGCCAAGGAAATCCGCGGCCCCGATGGCGGCGTCGTCACCTTCGACCTCGACGATTTCAAGCGCCACTGCATGCTCAACGGCCTCGACGACATCGGCCTGACCATGGAGAAGGCCGGCGCCATCGCCTCGTTCGAGAAGAAGAACGCCGAACAGCGCCCCTGGGCCTGAGCGGCACGATCCGAGATATAGGCCCGGCCCTTTCAGGCCGGGTTGGCGACGACTGAATGGGAGGGACAGTCATGGCACGTTCGCTTCTTGCCGGCGTTTGCGGACTGGCGCTGTTGCTGGTGCCCGCCGTGAGCGCCTTTGCCCAGACACAGACGCCTGCCGCAGCCCAGAAGCCGGCCGATCAGCCGGCGACCGACCAGGGGTCGTCGAACACCAGCGACGCGGCGCCCTCCGACGACGACAAGCAGGCGCCGATCGCGTTCGAGGGCGGCCAATTGACCATCACGCAGCCGGAGCAGGATGGCGAGAAGGTGCTCGCCTATGACGGCAAGCAGCTGGCCAGCAACTACGATGTCTTCTTCGACAAGATCGTGAAGATCGGCGACGTCAACGTGGCGCTGGTCGACGTCGGCGACGGCGGCAATCAATGCGGCCCGGCCAAGGTCATCGTCTGGAAGCCGAAAGACGGCGAGATCAAGACCACGACGGTCGAACAGGACGAATGCGGCGCGCCGCCGGCGGCAATCTCGGACAGCGCCATCTATTTCGTGCCCTATCTGCTGCCCGGCGAGATAAAGGCGGCACTGCAATGGTCGCCGACAGAAGGCCTGACGACCTCCGGCAACCTCGCCTATACGCCGGAACCCGGCACCGACTGGAAGGATGTCGATCCGGCGAAGTATGAGAATATCATCGATGCCTTCCACAACGAGGCTGTCTACACGGCGGCCAAGGCGCTGCTTGGCGACACCATGCCTGACATGGCCACCAGCCTGCTGGTCGGTGGTGGCACGGAAAAGACTGCGTCGGGTGCCTTCTACGCCAGCGGATGCGTGCCGCATGACTGCGGCGGAAATGACGGCTTCATGGCGGTCGACCCGGCCAAGCACAAACTCTATTTCTCGCGACGCGGCGACAACGGCGAGCCGGCGGCTTGGCCGGCGCTGAAAGACTGGCCGGACGATATCAAGAAGGCGCTGGACGACGCGCAGGGATCGGCGAACTAGGGTTCTCCACGGTCCGCGTGCGCCGCGTCGTGACAACGGTCCGCCCTGCTTGGCCCACGACCGGCGGTGTCTCGCCTGCTAAATGCAGGCTGACAAACCCCGCGAGGACCCCATGCGCAAACTCATCTCCACCGGCTCGCCCTTCGAAAAGACAGCCGGCTATTCGCGCGCCGTGGTGCAGGGCGACTGGTGTTTCGTCTCGGGGACGACCGGCTATGACTATGCGACGATGACGATGCCGGAGACGGTCGAGGCGCAGACGCGCAATTGCCTGGCGACGATCGGCAAGGCGCTGGCTGACGGTGGGTTCGACATGGCTGATGTGGTGCGGGCGCATTATTACATCACCGACCAGGCCTTCGTGGATGTGGTCTTCCCGATCCTCGGCGAGACGTTCGGCGACATCAGGCCGGCGGCGACGATGATCGTCTGCCAGCTCAACAAGCCGGAAATGAAGATCGAGATCGAAGTCACGGCGCTGCGGCGGACGGCCTGAGCGGATGAAGGTCAAACGCATCATCGCCAATATAGGCACGCACGACATCACGGCTGCGAAGCGCTTCTACCAGGACGTGCTTGGCCTTGATTTGCTCATGGATCACGGCTGGATCGCCACGTATGGCTCGCACGAAACAATGGACGTGCAGATCAGCTTTGCCGAGCAAGGCGGATCGGGCACGCCGGTGCCGGATCTGTCGATCGAGGTCGACGATGTCGAGGCGGCACTCGAAGGCATGAAGGCGGCCGGCTTCGCCATCGAATACGGACCGGCCGACGAACCCTGGGGCGTGCGGCGCTTCTACGTGCGCGATCCCCTGGGCCGGCTGGTCAACATTCTCTCGCATCGGTGATGGCGCTTCTCAAGCGCAGGCTTGCGCGC from Mesorhizobium sp. NZP2077 encodes the following:
- the leuD gene encoding 3-isopropylmalate dehydratase small subunit, translated to MEKFTKLTGVAAPMPIVNVDTDMIIPKDYLKTIKRTGLGTGLFAEMRYKDDGSENPDFVLNKPAYRKAQILVAGDNFGCGSSREHAPWALLDFGIRCIISTSFADIFYNNCFKNGVLPITVSPEDLEKLMDDASRGSNATLSIDLEAKEIRGPDGGVVTFDLDDFKRHCMLNGLDDIGLTMEKAGAIASFEKKNAEQRPWA
- a CDS encoding VOC family protein is translated as MKVKRIIANIGTHDITAAKRFYQDVLGLDLLMDHGWIATYGSHETMDVQISFAEQGGSGTPVPDLSIEVDDVEAALEGMKAAGFAIEYGPADEPWGVRRFYVRDPLGRLVNILSHR
- a CDS encoding RidA family protein gives rise to the protein MRKLISTGSPFEKTAGYSRAVVQGDWCFVSGTTGYDYATMTMPETVEAQTRNCLATIGKALADGGFDMADVVRAHYYITDQAFVDVVFPILGETFGDIRPAATMIVCQLNKPEMKIEIEVTALRRTA